One segment of Pandoraea pnomenusa DNA contains the following:
- the galU gene encoding UTP--glucose-1-phosphate uridylyltransferase GalU produces the protein MKTVVTKAVFPVAGLGTRFLPATKASPKEMLPVVDKPLIQYAVEEAAAAGITEMIFVTGRNKRAIEDHFDTAFELEAELEAKNKQALLDVVHSIKPPHIDCFYVRQPKALGLGHAVLCAEKLVGDEPFAVILADDLLDGQPPVLKQMVDLYNQYHNSIIGVEEIPIEQSRSYGIVAGNEWGEKDIVKLTNIVEKPAPENAPSNLGVVGRYVLRPRIFDCIREIDPGSGGEIQLTDAIQKLMQDEVVLAYRYQGKRFDCGSKLGYLKATVEFALRHPELKDAFRDYLREVRGDLV, from the coding sequence ATGAAAACCGTTGTGACCAAAGCCGTGTTCCCCGTGGCGGGCCTCGGCACCCGCTTCCTCCCCGCCACCAAGGCCAGCCCGAAGGAAATGCTGCCGGTGGTGGACAAACCGCTGATTCAATACGCGGTGGAAGAAGCGGCGGCCGCCGGCATCACCGAAATGATCTTCGTCACGGGCCGCAACAAGCGCGCGATCGAAGACCACTTCGACACGGCCTTCGAACTCGAGGCGGAACTCGAGGCGAAGAACAAGCAGGCGCTGCTCGACGTGGTGCACTCGATCAAGCCCCCGCACATCGATTGCTTCTACGTGCGCCAGCCCAAGGCGCTCGGCCTGGGCCACGCCGTGCTGTGTGCGGAGAAGCTGGTGGGCGACGAACCGTTCGCGGTCATCCTCGCCGACGACCTGCTCGACGGCCAGCCGCCGGTGCTCAAGCAGATGGTCGATCTGTACAACCAGTATCACAACTCGATCATCGGCGTGGAAGAGATCCCCATCGAGCAAAGCCGCTCGTACGGGATCGTCGCAGGCAACGAGTGGGGCGAGAAGGATATCGTCAAGCTCACGAACATCGTCGAGAAGCCAGCACCGGAAAATGCGCCGTCGAACCTGGGTGTGGTGGGCCGTTACGTGCTGCGTCCGCGCATCTTCGATTGCATTCGCGAGATCGATCCGGGCTCGGGCGGAGAAATCCAGCTCACCGACGCCATCCAGAAGCTCATGCAGGATGAAGTCGTGCTTGCCTATCGCTATCAGGGCAAGCGCTTCGACTGCGGCAGCAAGCTCGGTTATCTGAAGGCCACGGTGGAGTTCGCATTGCGTCACCCCGAACTCAAGGACGCTTTCCGCGACTACCTGCGCGAGGTGCGCGGCGACCTCGTGTGA